A region of Liolophura sinensis isolate JHLJ2023 chromosome 8, CUHK_Ljap_v2, whole genome shotgun sequence DNA encodes the following proteins:
- the LOC135473443 gene encoding D(1A) dopamine receptor-like has protein sequence MAGLLNPKKLDPGKINECTFIVVVLLAFPCVSVLHMTVVALERYVTIMYPLRHFVILSRRNLVLAVVLCWVSPLLGFSIAGTVWHKIERNTENSTNFVCSLDLVTPCSVLYFLSAGVVVFYGLAVVLYVRIFRVAIKQVRRVASQTMTTTSENGHRAKIIRSQVKVAFLMFMTAGVFTISYLPLSISLSTLCTDTGELRDYKIFKVFSFLAFLNSGLNPLIYGLGNRPIRQGFVTCCSDWKRRTFSRTRRV, from the coding sequence ATGGCCGGCCTTTTGAATCCCAAAAAGCTAGATCCCGGGAAAATCAATGAATGCACTTTCATCGTCGTTGTTCTTCTGGCATTTCCTTGTGTCTCCGTTCTGCACATGACAGTCGTAGCCTTGGAAAGATATGTAACCATCATGTACCCTCTTCGGCACTTCGTTATTCTCTCCCGCCGCAATCTCGTACTTGCGGTCGTCCTTTGTTGGGTATCACCTCTTCTGGGATTTAGCATTGCAGGAACAGTTTGGCACAAAATCGAGAGAAACACGGAGAACTCTACCAATTTTGTCTGTTCTTTGGATCTCGTTACGCCTTGTTCTGTTCTGTATTTCCTATCAGCCGGCGTGGTCGTGTTTTACGGCTTAGCCGTCGTCTTATACGTGAGGATTTTCCGTGTTGCCATAAAACAGGTGCGGCGTGTGGCAAGCCAGACGATGACGACAACGTCCGAAAATGGTCATCGGGCTAAGATAATACGGAGTCAGGTTAAGGTGGCGTTTCTGATGTTCATGACGGCAGGTGTCTTCACCATCTCTTATCTACCCCTGAGTATCAGCCTATCAACGCTGTGCACCGATACTGGTGAACTGCGAGATTACAAAATCTTCAAGGTGTTTAGCTTCTTGGCCTTTCTGAATTCTGGTCTCAATCCGTTGATCTACGGTCTGGGCAACAGACCCATTCGACAAGGCTTTGTTACCTGTTGCTCAGATTGGAAACGACGAACTTTCTCCAGAACAAGGAGAGTTTAG
- the LOC135472523 gene encoding snurportin-1-like, which translates to MEDLTAALATSFHVTYEPNTTAAQHPRFAEYKKKSDKHSQDERRRRYLDLQKKRRFDCNALVRNLSVGSWDSQHHKISDRDEEDMEYDVVLRKPGRYYKNQLMFSEWLVEVPDDFEKEWTMVICPTGKRSLIVASQNSTSAYAKNGFKMNTFQSLLPGGNRNYRSKMGDCTIMDCILDEANKTYFVLDLMYWKQHPLYESETEFRFYWLSTKFSEHPEIGCFSKLNPYKFLPLPSFPCNKEVIPSALSAAQFPIDGLLFYHKRTHYTFGATPLVVWLKPYMLPEILNIHEPAHLLSQAPAGYSNYAKHMEKEKEKEPYGPYYGRKRKGKRKGKQEGMEVGQSDSADMSLSTVSGDSPNTSINMDHGAAGDLAMEQESSKLEQDCSKPEQDFCTLEQENSNQEQNSSKPDNVNSEGLEQNSEQTEEESMMSTKITRDVS; encoded by the exons ATGGAGGACCTAACAGCGGCTCTTGCCACAAGCTTTCACGTGACTTACGAACCAAACACCACAGCAGCCCAACATCCAAGATTTGCAGAATACAAGAAGAAAAGTGATAAGCACAGCCAGGATGAAAGACGAAGGAGATACCTTGATCTTCAAAAAAA GAGAAGATTTGATTGCAATGCATTGGTTAGAAATCTGTCAGTTGGATCATGGGATAGTCAGCATCACAAGATTTCAGACAGAGATGAGGAGGACATGGAGTATGATGTGGTGTTGCGAAAACCAGGAAGATATTATAAAAATCAG CTGATGTTTTCAGAGTGGCTAGTCGAGGTGCCAGATGACTTTGAGAAGGAATGGACAATGGTCATCTGTCCTACAGGGAAGCGGTCTCTCATCGTTGCGTCACAG AACTCCACATCAGCCTATGCCAAGAATGGTTTTAAGATGAACACATTCCAGTCCCTTCTACCAGGAGGCAATAGAAATTACAGAAGTAAAATGGGTG ACTGCACTATCATGGACTGTATCCTGGATGAAGCTAACAAGACCTACTTTGTCCTGGACCTGATGTACTGGAAGCAGCACCCCCTGTATGagagtgag ACAGAATTCCGCTTCTACTGGTTGAGTACAAAATTCTCAGAGCATCCAGAGATTGGATGCTTTTCTAAATTAAATCcg TACAAGTTCTTACCCCTGCCCTCTTTTCCCTGTAACAAGGAAGTTATTCCTTCAGCTCTGTCAGCAGCTCAGTTTCCG ATTGATGGATTACTGTTTTACCACAAGAGAACACACTACACATTCGGTGCAACTCCGCTGGTAGTCTGGCTCAAACCGTACATGCTACCCGAGATACTGAACATTCACGAGCCAGCTCATCTTCTGAGCCAGGCACCAGCCGGATATTCTAACTACGCTAAACACATGGAgaaggaaaaagagaaagagcCGTATGGCCCGTACTACGGGAGAAAGCGCAAAGGGAAGCGCAAGGGAAAACAAGAAGGCATGGAGGTGGGTCAAAGCGATTCCGCAGACATGTCACTGAGCACGGTCTCGGGAGACTCTCCCAACACGTCGATAAACATGGATCATGGAGCTGCTGGGGACTTAGCCATGGAGCAGGAGAGTTCAAAACTGGAACAAGACTGTTCAAAACCGGAACAAGACTTTTGTACACTGGAACAAGAGAATTCCAATCAAGAACAAAATAGTTCCAAACCTGACAATGTAAACTCAGAAGGTTTGGAGCAGAATTCTGAACAGACTGAAGAAGAGAGCATGATGTCCACAAAAATCACAAGGGATGTTTCTTAA